The DNA region CCGGCCGAAACGTCGTGCGGCTGTCGTCGGGGGCGACCAACCGCGGCTCCGCGGAGGGGCCGCGACGCGAGTCCTTGTTGAGCTCCAAGTCGGGGATCGGTTTGGGTGAACTCTCGTCGATGGCCCCCGCGTCGGAACCGTTCTGGAACGTTTTCACCGGCGCCACGCCGCTTGACGCGGGCACACCCGTTGTCGTGGGGCTGGTGATCGCGCCACGATAGTACTGCTGCGTCGCCGGAGCGGGTGAGAACGTTGGTGAAAAGGCGGGTGCCGCGCCGCCGCAACCCGAACAGCCCGCCGGCGCGGCGTAACCGACGGTGCTCACCGCGGGGTACGCGACGGCGGGCGGATTCGAGTAGACGATTCGGTACGAAACGTACGGCACTTGCCGGGCCTGCGGCAGGTAGGCGATCACCGGGCGCATGGTCGTCACCGGGCAGCCGGTGCAACGATCGGCGACCGTCACCGGTTGGTAGACCGTCGTCGGCACGTTGACGTATTGCGTGCGGTAGCAAGTTTGCGGCACGTAACTGACCTGTTGCGGCTGGCAACCACACGGATCGGCGCCGTACGACGCGTAGGTCGGCGTGGCGACCGGCACGGTGGTGGTCGTGCGGGCGAACAGCCCGCCCCCGTTGCAGCAACCGTTGTTGAACCAATGGAAAATGGCCTGGCTTTCGGCGGGCGCCGCTACGAGCGCTGTGGCCACGCCGAGCGCCATGGTGGTGGTCCGTAAAGTTCGCATCATCATGTTCTCACTCCGGGCCTGGGCCGATCTTCATGTGCTTCCTGCGCCGCCGAGTTTCCTCGCGACGATGGCGCGGCGAAACGGCAGTGTGGTCGCGTGAAACTTCAGTAAATCTCATTTGGCGGGTGGAAGTCAAGTAAACTCGGCGACCCGCGCGCCATTTGGTTGTAAATGACTTTCAGGTTGACTTTAGCGATGATAGCGGTCGCGCGGGCTGGGCGTGGCCTGCGGCGCGCGACCGAGCCGCCTTCGGGCGACGATGCTTGAACAAGCGTAGGTCACGAAATGGCGTGTGCGCTGAGATTTCGAAATCCGATAGAAATCGACCCCCTTCATCGCCGGACCGGACATTTCATCAAAGTGGGATCATCATCCTGCTTTCATCCCCCATCCCCTCCGAATCCCCATATCCCCCTTAAAAAGGCCGCCGTAAACGGTGTTCGCTCAACTGGCCGCAAGTCTTGTGGACAGTCAAGCCACCCCGGCGGCTTCACCCCCCGGTAGACATCCGGCGTGAATTCGTTAAGGTGGATCGACAGATTCCATCCTCCGTACACCCGAAAAGTTCGCCGCCCATGCGATTCATCGACCTCGTGATCCGCAACGTCGTTCGCCGCAAGGTGCGGTCGACGCTGACCGGCATCGGCGTGGCCGTGGCCGTGGCGACGGTCGTCACGCTCTTGGGCGTTTCGACGGGATTGCAACGTTCGGCCAGCGACGCGTACCGCCGCCACGGGGTCGACCTGATGGTGGTCCGGGCGGGCACCGCTCAGCGCACCAGCGGCAGCCTCGATGCGCGGGTCGCCGACCGTTTGCGTGAATTGACGGGAGTGGCCGATGTCACCCTCAGTCTGACCGACGTGGTCTCGCTGGGCGGCGGCGTCAGGGGGGTGCTTGTCCACGGCTGGCCGGCCGAGTGTCGCATGCACGACAACCTCGCGATCAGCGAGGGTCGCCGGCTGACGGCCGATGATCACGGCCGCGTACTGCTGGGCAGCATCTTGGCACACAATCTCAACAAGCGCGTCGGCGAGACCCTCGAGATCGAGTTGAATCCGTTCGAAGTGGCTGGTATCTTCGACAGCTCAAACGTTTTCGAAGGCGGCTCGGCCGTGGTCTTGCTCGACGATTTGCAGAAACTGATGGATCAAAGCGGCCAGGTGAGCGAGTTCCTCGTCGCGCTGAGCTCGGAAGAAGCTCGCGGCCCGGATGGCCTTGAGCGCCTGTGTGGAGAAATCAAAGATCTGCGCGATGGCAACGACAAGCCGCTGGGACTGACGGCGATGCCCACCGAGGAATACGCCGGCAACAGTTTCGAAGTGAGCCTGGCTCGTGCCATGGCCTGGGCCACGTCGACCATCGCCCTGGCGATCGGGTGTGTGGGGATGCTCAACACCATGGCCATGTCGGTGCTGGAACGCACTCAGGAGATCGGCGTGCTGCGTGCGATTGGCTGGCGGCGCTCGCGGATCGTGCGAATGGTCCTGTCGGAAGCGTGTATATTGAGTCTGGCCGGGGCGGCGCTGGGCAGCCTGGGAGCCGTCGTGCTGGCGCGAGTGCTGGCGGCGCTGCCCGCCGCCCAGGGCGCGCTCGATGGCGGGACGCCGCCGTCGATCGTGGCGCTGGGGTTCATGGCCGCGCTCGTGCTGGGGCTGGCCGGAGGTTTTTTTCCGGCTATTCGCGGGGCAAATCTGCGACCGACCGAGGCATTGCGTTATGAGTAGCGCCGATGGAAACTCCGCCGCGCACCCGGTCCTGCTGCGAGCCGACCGCGTCAGCCGCGTTTACCCCGATGGGGTCGTGACGGCGCTGGTCGATGTATCGCTCGAAATCCGCCGCGGCGAGTACCTGGCCATCATGGGACCCAGCGGCAGCGGCAAGTCGACGCTGCTCAACCTGCTCGGGGCGCTCGACACGCCGACGGCGGGCGAGGTGTTTTTCGATGGCCAGTCGTTGTCGCGCCATCCCGACCTGGACCGTTTTCGCTCCGAGAAGCTCGGCTTCGTGTTCCAGTCGTTCAACCTTTTGCCCACGCTGACCGCGGTCGAGAACGTGCAAATCCCAATGTTCGAAGGACGCCTGTCCGCCGCCCAGCGTGCCAGCAAAGCCGTCAAGCTGCTGGAATCCGTCGATCTGGCACGACGCGCGGGCCACCTGCCCGGCCAGCTTTCCGTGGGAGAACGGCAGCGGGTGGCCATTGCCCGCGCGCTGGCCAACGAACCCGCGTTGCTCTTGGCCGACGAGCCGACAGGTAATCTCGACTCGCATTCGGGCGACGATGTCTTGGCGCTGTTCGACCGGCTGCACCGCGAGCAAGGGATGACACTGGTCGTGATCACGCACAGCCGCGAGGTGGCGGACCGCGCGGGGCGAATCGTCTGGATTCGCGACGGTCGCATCTCGACCGCCGACGCCGCGACGTCGCCGGGCAAGGGAAACGTGCCATGTGGTTCCTGACCTTCATCGGTAAGAACCTCTGGCGGCGGCGCACCCGATCGCTACTGACGATCGTCGGCGTTGCCCTGGCGATCGCCGCGGCGGTGTCGCTGGTGGGCGTGGCCGTCGGCTTCGAGCGTTCGTACCTCGAAATCTACAGAAGCCGCGGCGTCGACCTGGTCGTGCAACGCTCGGGCCGGAGTGAGCAGCTCAACAGCGGGCTGGACGAGTCGCTGGGCGATGCGATGCGGGCCCTGCCCGGCGTCAAGGACGTCATCGGCGGAATCGTCGACGTCGTTTCCTTCGAGCAGCACGACTTGTGGTACGTGCTCGTCAACGGCTGGGCCGCCGACGTCCGCCTGTTCGACGACCTGAAATTACTCTCAGGCCGGCGCCTACGGGCCGGCGAACGGGGCAAGGTGATGCTGGGCAAGGTGCTGGCGGCAAACCTGGGCAAGGATCTGGGCGACACGCTGGAGCTCTTCGGTCAGGAATTCAAGGTGGCCGGCGTCTACGAAAGCTTCAACGTCTACGACAACGGTGCCGTGATCATGCTCTTGGACGAACTGCAAACGCTGACCGACAGGCCGCACCAGGTGACGGGCTTCACCGTGCAGGCCGATCGCGAGAGCGGCCACGTCGATTTGGCCGACCTGCGGAAGCGGATCGAGGAATTGCAGCCTGGGATCAGCGCCTTGCCGACCAAGGAGTTCATTGCCAACGTGAATCAGATCAAGATGGCCCGCGCCACCTCGTGGGTGACTTCGACCATTGCCCTGGTCCTGGGCGCGATCGGCGTTCTGAACACGATGATCATGTCGGTCTACGAGCGGCGTCGGGAGATCGGCATTCTCCGCGCCGTCGGTTGGCGGCCGCGCCGGGTGGTGCGGATGGTCCTGGGCGAATCGTTGTCGTTGACGTTTGGCGGGGCGGTGGCCGGCTCCTTGGCCGGCGTGGCGATCACGCGGCTTTTCAGCCATTTGCCGGTCACGTCAGGGATCGTCCAGGGAAACATCGCCCCGGGCGTCATCGCCCAGGGCTTCGCGATCGCGCTCGTCATGGGGTTGGCCGGGGCCGTCTATCCGGCCTATTGGTGTACGCGGCTGCTGCCCGTCGAGGCGCTTCGCGCCAAGTGAGCGGCCTAGTGGCCAACCTGTTTTTCCAGCGTCGGATCGGGCTGCCAAAGGTACAAGAAGCCCGGCAGCCGCGCGCGGTCCAGTCCCGGCATGCTCATCGGGATCACTCCTCCTTGCAGCGGCGAATTCGGCGTGATCGAGTACGCCGAGCGGGCGCGGTCGTTGGTGCGGTGGTAGAGCACGACGTGTGCCTGCGGCACACCGGCCATCTGCCTGGCCATTGCCACCGCGTCGTCCAGGTAACCGATTTCGTCGATCAGCTTCCGCTCCAGGGCTTGCCGCGCGGTGAAAACGCGGCCGTCGAACGTCGTCGGCTCGTCCGGATCGACCTCCGGCCGTCCTTCACGCACCACCCGGCAAAAACGCCCGTGGAACTCGTCGCACATCGTTTGCAGCAACTCGCGCTGTTCCGGCGCGAGCGGCTTGATTGGTGTCGCCAGGTCGATGTTGTCGCCGGCCTTGACGGGCGTGCCCTGCAAATTGAACTGCGCCATCGCGTCTTCGAGGTTGTAGACGTTCAGGATCACGCCAATCCCGCCGGTCACCGTCGTCGGGTGGGCCACGATGGAATCGGCGGCCGTGGCCAAATAATAGGCTCCGCCCGCGCCCAGATCCATCAGGCAGGCCACGACGGGCAGCCGCGTGCGTGCCTTGAAGCTGCGCAGGTCGTGCCACATGATGTCGGTCGCCGTCACGCCGCCTCCGGGACTGTTGATCCGCACGACCACGGCACGCACACACGGGTCGGCCGCGGCCGTGTCGAGCCGCTCGCGGAACAGCGAAACAGGGTTTTCGCCGAAGCTCGACAACCCGGTGAAATCGGCGTTGATCAACAAGCCGTCGACGTCGATCACAGCCACGCTCGGTCCGCCATCCGCGCCGCGGGGCACCGTCATGGCGACGACCGGTCCCTCGCCCAGTTGAGGTGGCGCACGGGACGTCACGTTTGCCCGTGTCGCGACATGGTGCGTTTTCGAAGCGCAAGCGGGCGCCGCGAGGCAAGCGACCACCAGCGGCAGTGTCGCCCACATCACTCCAACGCCCCGCTCGATGTTTCGCGTTCTTCGCACCCGGCGTTCCCTCGCCTTACCGACGGAGTGACCGGCAAATCCGTTACCTATAGCTTTCGGCCGGGAGAAGCAGGCAAACCACAAATACTCGACAACTGGCGCGAAACGGTGTCAAGTCGGGTAAACATTGCGGCGTGCGCGCTTGCGGCAAATTGCCGCGTGAAGTATACAATCGCGGCATGAACGCCATCGTCGTCGTGGTTGACCGGTTACATGTTGGTTATCTCGGCTGCTATGGCAACACCTGGGTGGCTTCGCCGGAGTTGAACCGCCTGGCCGTCGAGTCGTTCACGATGGACCACGCGATCATCGACAGCCCTTCGCTCGATGAACTTTACAGTTCGTTCTGGACGGGATCGCACGCTCTCCAGCGCCGGCAAGCGTGGCTCGCGGGCCGCGGCACGTTGGCCGGCGCGCTGGGCAAGGCCGGTATCGCCACCACGCTTATCAGCGATGACCCCCTTGTGAGTGGGCACCCGCTCGCCACGGGCTTTGGCGAGCACATCAGCATCGAGCCACCCTTGGCCTGCGACGCTGTGACGGCCCCGGACGTGGATCAGACGCACCTGGCGGGCTACTTTGCCGTGGCGGCCGATTGGCTCGGCAAGGCGCATAGCCCGTTTTGCCTATGGCTGCACACCCAGGGGCTTGCTGCGGCATGGGACGCGCCGCTCGAATTCCGCAATCAATACGCCGATCCCGATGAGGCCCCGCCTCCGACACTGGTCGACGTTCCGCATTGCCTACTGCCCGACGAATTCGATCCAGACCTTCGGTTCGGTATTTGCCAGGCTTATGCCGGGCAGGTCACCTTGCTCGACACCTGTCTGAGCGGACTACTCGCCGCGCTGGCCGAAAGTCCGTCGCACCGCGATACGCTGTTGGCGCTGGTTTCGCCTCGCGGCCTGCCGCTAGGCGAGCACCGCCGGATTGGAGTCGGCGATGAGGCGATGTACAACGAGTTGATCCATGTCCCCTGGCTGCTGCGGTTACCCGACGGCTCGGGCGCGGCGGCACGCAGCCATGCGCTGGTGCAGCCGGCCGACCTTCCGGCCACCCTTTGCGATTGGTGGAACGTGGCGCCCTTCTTTCCCGCCGGCGCCGGCCGGAGCCTGCTGCCGCTGGTGCGCGACGAGGCCGAAAGCATTCGCGACCGGGCATGTGTCGCGGCGCCCTGCGGCGAGCAGGGCATCCGCACGGCGGGCTGGTACCTCCATCAGACGGCGGTAAGGAGTGCGGCCAATGAGGGGACCG from Pirellulales bacterium includes:
- a CDS encoding sulfatase-like hydrolase/transferase, whose product is MNAIVVVVDRLHVGYLGCYGNTWVASPELNRLAVESFTMDHAIIDSPSLDELYSSFWTGSHALQRRQAWLAGRGTLAGALGKAGIATTLISDDPLVSGHPLATGFGEHISIEPPLACDAVTAPDVDQTHLAGYFAVAADWLGKAHSPFCLWLHTQGLAAAWDAPLEFRNQYADPDEAPPPTLVDVPHCLLPDEFDPDLRFGICQAYAGQVTLLDTCLSGLLAALAESPSHRDTLLALVSPRGLPLGEHRRIGVGDEAMYNELIHVPWLLRLPDGSGAAARSHALVQPADLPATLCDWWNVAPFFPAGAGRSLLPLVRDEAESIRDRACVAAPCGEQGIRTAGWYLHQTAVRSAANEGTDAVGVELYAKPDDFWELNDVADRCRDVAGALGRALNDFRSAAESGTIDALSPLDESL
- a CDS encoding ABC transporter permease, which codes for MRFIDLVIRNVVRRKVRSTLTGIGVAVAVATVVTLLGVSTGLQRSASDAYRRHGVDLMVVRAGTAQRTSGSLDARVADRLRELTGVADVTLSLTDVVSLGGGVRGVLVHGWPAECRMHDNLAISEGRRLTADDHGRVLLGSILAHNLNKRVGETLEIELNPFEVAGIFDSSNVFEGGSAVVLLDDLQKLMDQSGQVSEFLVALSSEEARGPDGLERLCGEIKDLRDGNDKPLGLTAMPTEEYAGNSFEVSLARAMAWATSTIALAIGCVGMLNTMAMSVLERTQEIGVLRAIGWRRSRIVRMVLSEACILSLAGAALGSLGAVVLARVLAALPAAQGALDGGTPPSIVALGFMAALVLGLAGGFFPAIRGANLRPTEALRYE
- a CDS encoding ABC transporter ATP-binding protein, which gives rise to MSSADGNSAAHPVLLRADRVSRVYPDGVVTALVDVSLEIRRGEYLAIMGPSGSGKSTLLNLLGALDTPTAGEVFFDGQSLSRHPDLDRFRSEKLGFVFQSFNLLPTLTAVENVQIPMFEGRLSAAQRASKAVKLLESVDLARRAGHLPGQLSVGERQRVAIARALANEPALLLADEPTGNLDSHSGDDVLALFDRLHREQGMTLVVITHSREVADRAGRIVWIRDGRISTADAATSPGKGNVPCGS
- a CDS encoding S49 family peptidase, producing MRRTRNIERGVGVMWATLPLVVACLAAPACASKTHHVATRANVTSRAPPQLGEGPVVAMTVPRGADGGPSVAVIDVDGLLINADFTGLSSFGENPVSLFRERLDTAAADPCVRAVVVRINSPGGGVTATDIMWHDLRSFKARTRLPVVACLMDLGAGGAYYLATAADSIVAHPTTVTGGIGVILNVYNLEDAMAQFNLQGTPVKAGDNIDLATPIKPLAPEQRELLQTMCDEFHGRFCRVVREGRPEVDPDEPTTFDGRVFTARQALERKLIDEIGYLDDAVAMARQMAGVPQAHVVLYHRTNDRARSAYSITPNSPLQGGVIPMSMPGLDRARLPGFLYLWQPDPTLEKQVGH
- a CDS encoding ABC transporter permease yields the protein MWFLTFIGKNLWRRRTRSLLTIVGVALAIAAAVSLVGVAVGFERSYLEIYRSRGVDLVVQRSGRSEQLNSGLDESLGDAMRALPGVKDVIGGIVDVVSFEQHDLWYVLVNGWAADVRLFDDLKLLSGRRLRAGERGKVMLGKVLAANLGKDLGDTLELFGQEFKVAGVYESFNVYDNGAVIMLLDELQTLTDRPHQVTGFTVQADRESGHVDLADLRKRIEELQPGISALPTKEFIANVNQIKMARATSWVTSTIALVLGAIGVLNTMIMSVYERRREIGILRAVGWRPRRVVRMVLGESLSLTFGGAVAGSLAGVAITRLFSHLPVTSGIVQGNIAPGVIAQGFAIALVMGLAGAVYPAYWCTRLLPVEALRAK